In the Panthera uncia isolate 11264 chromosome D2, Puncia_PCG_1.0, whole genome shotgun sequence genome, one interval contains:
- the SEC24C gene encoding protein transport protein Sec24C isoform X1, translating to MNVNQSAPPVPPFGQPQPVYPGYHQSSYGGQPGSTAPPTSYGAYNGPVPGYQQTPPPGVSRAPPSSEAPPASTAQAPCGQAAYGQFGQGDVQNGPSSTVQMQRFPGSQPFGSVPLAPVVSQPAVLQPFGPPPTSAQVTGQLAGMQISGAVAPALPPVGLGYGPPTSLASASGSFPNSGLYGSYPQGQAPPLSQGQGHFGAQPPQRSAPPQASSFTSPASGGPRMPSMTGPLLPGQGFGGPSVSQPNHVSSPPPQALPPGSQMTGPPGPPPPMHSSQQPGYQLQQNGSFGPARGPQPNYGSPYPGASTFGSQPGPPQPLPPKRLDPDAIPSPIQVIEDDRNNRGSEPFVTGVRGQVPPLVTTNFLVKDQGNASPRYIRCTSYNIPCTSDMAKQAQVPLAAVIKPLARLPPEEASPYVVDHGESGPLRCNRCKAYMCPFMQFIEGGRRFQCCFCSCINDVPPQYFQHLDHTGKRVDAYDRPELSLGSYEFLATVDYCKNNKFPSPPAFIFMIDVSYNAIRSGLVRLLCEELKSLLDFLPREGGAEESAIRVGFVTYNKVLHFYNVKSSLAQPQMMVVSDVADMFVPLLDGFLVNVSESRAVITSLLDQIPEMFADTRETETVFAPVIQAGMEALKAAECAGKLFLFHTSLPIAEAPGKLKNRDDRKLINTDKEKTLFQPQTGAYQTLAKECVAQGCCVDLFLFPNQYVDVATLSVVPQLTGGSVYKYACFQVENDQERFLSDLRRDVQKVVGFDAVMRVRTSTGIRAVDFFGAFYMSNTTDVELAGLDGDKTVTVEFKHDDRLNEESGALLQCALLYTSCAGQRRLRIHNLALNCCTQLADLYRNCETDTLINYMAKFAYRGVLNSPVKTVRDTLITQCAQILACYRKNCASPSSAGQLILPECMKLLPVYLNCVLKSDVLQPGAEVTTDDRAYVRQLVTSMDVAETNVFFYPRLLPLTKSPIESATEPPAVRASEERLSNGDIYLLENGLNLFLWVGASVQQGVVQSLFSVSSFSQITSGLSVLPVLDNPLSKKVRGLIDSLRAQRSRYMKLIVVKQEDKLEMLFKHFLVEDKSLSGGASYVDFLCHMHKEIRQLLS from the exons GTTCCCTGGGTCTCAGCCATTTGGGTCAGTCCCATTGGCCCCTGTGGTCAGCCAGCCAGCTGTGCTTCAGCCCTTTGGCCCTCCCCCGACAAGTGCACAGGTGACTGGTCAGCTGGCAGGAATGCAGATCAGTGGTGCTGTGGCTCCAGCCCTTCCCCCTGTGGGGCTGGGCTATG GCCCACCAACATCGCTGGCCTCAGCCTCAGGAAGTTTCCCCAACTCTGGTCTGTATGGCTCCTATCCTCAGGGCCAGGCTCCTCCCCTTAGCCAGGGCCAGGGTCATTTTGGGGCCCAGCCTCCCCAGCGATCTGCCCCACCACAGGCCTCCAGCTTCACATCCCCAGCTTCAGGGGGTCCTCGGATGCCTTCGATGACTGGTCCACTCCTGCCTGGACAGGGTTTTGGGGGGCCCTCTGTGAGCCAGCCCAACCATGtgtcctcacctcctcctcaAGCTCTGCCTCCTGGCAGCCAGATGACTGGGCCCCCAGGACCACCACCACCTATGCACTCCTCCCAGCAGCCAGGTTATCAGCTGCAACAAAATG GTTCCTTTGGACCAGCCAGGGGCCCTCAGCCCAATTATGGAAGTCCCTACCCAGGAGCATCCACTTTTGGCAGTCAGCCTGGGCCTCCTCAACCACTGCCTCCTAAGCGCCTGGATCCTGATGCCATCCCAAGCCCT ATTCAGGTTATTGAGGATGACAGGAACAACCGGGGTTCAGAGCCATTTGTTACTGGAGTACGGGGCCAGGTGCCACCCTTAGTCACCACCAACTTCCTGGTGAAAGACCAAG GGAATGCAAGTCCCCGATACATCCGATGCACATCCTATAATATCCCTTGCACATCTGACATGGCTAAACAGGCCCAGGTGCCTCTAGCAGCTGTCATCAAGCCACTGGCAAGGCTGCCACCAGAGGAG GCTTCACCGTATGTCGTGGACCATGGGGAATCTGGCCCTTTGCGCTGCAATCGCTGCAAAGCATATATGTGCCCCTTCATGCAATTCATTGAGGGAGGGAGGCGCTTCCAGTGCTGCTTTTGCAGTTGTATCAATGATG TTCCCCCCCAGTATTTTCAACATTTGGATCATACCGGCAAACGTGTGGATGCTTATGACCGTCCTGAGCTATCGTTGGGCTCTTATGAATTCTTGGCCACTGTAGATTACTGCAAG AACAATAAGTTTCCCAGCCCTCCTGCCTTTATCTTCATGATTGATGTCTCCTACAATGCCATCAGAAGTGGTCTTGTTAGGCTCCTCTGTGAGGAGCTCAAGTCACTGTTAGATTTTCTACCTAG GGAGGGTGGAGCAGAAGAGTCAGCAATCCGTGTTGGCTTTGTCACCTATAATAAGGTGCTCCACTTCTACAATGTGAAAAGCTCACTGGCCCAGCCACAGATGATGGTTGTATCGGATGTGGCTGACATGTTTGTGCCACTGCTGGATGGCTTCCTGGTCAATGTCAGTGAGTCTCGGGCAGTCATCACCAG CTTATTGGACCAGATTCCTGAAATGTTTGCAGacacaagagagacagagacagtatttGCTCCAGTTATCCAGGCTGGGATGGAGGCTCTAAAG GCTGCTGAGTGTGCAGGGAAGCTGTTTCTGTTCCACACCTCCCTGCCCATTGCAGAGGCCCCAGGGAAACTGAAGAACAGAGACGACAGGAAGTTGATCAACACAGACAAGGAGAAG ACTCTGTTCCAGCCTCAGACAGGTGCCTATCAGACCCTGGCCAAAGAGTGTGTGGCCCAAGGCTGCTGTGTagacctcttcctcttccctaaCCAGTATGTGGATGTGGCCACGCTCTCTGTTGTACCCCAGCTCACTGGTGGCTCTGTCTACAAATATGCTTGCTTTCAG GTGGAGAATGACCAGGAACGGTTCCTGAGTGACCTGCGTCGGGACGTACAGAAGGTTGTTGGCTTTGATGCTGTGATGCGTGTTCGGACAAGCACTG GTATCCGtgctgtagatttctttggggcTTTCTACATGAGCAACACAACAGATGTGGAGCTGGCTGGGCTGGACGGGGACAAGACGGTGACTGTGGAGTTCAAGCATGATGATCGGCTCAATGAAGAGAGTGGAGCCCTCCTGCAG TGTGCTCTGCTCTACACCAGCTGTGCAGGGCAGCGACGGCTCCGCATCCACAACCTGGCCCTGAACTGCTGCACCCAGCTGGCTGATCTGTATCGAAACTGTGAGACTGACACACTCATCAACTACATGGCCAAGTTTG CATACCGGGGGGTCCTAAATAGCCCTGTGAAGACTGTTCGTGACACTCTCATCACTCAGTGTGCCCAGATCCTGGCCTGTTACAGAAAGAATTgtgccagcccctcctctgcaGGACAG TTGATCCTTCCTGAGTGCATGAAGCTACTCCCAGTTTACCTGAACTGTGTGTTGAAGAGTGATGTCCTGCAGCCTGGAGCTGAAGTCACTACTGATGACCGTGCCTACGTCCGACAGCTGGTTACCTCCATGGATGTGGCTGAGACCAATGTCTTCTTTTATCCTCGGCTCCTACCATTG ACAAAGTCTCCCATTGAGAGTGCCACTGAACCACCAGCAGTTCGAGCATCTGAAGAGCGTCTGAGCAATGGGGATATATACTTGCTGGAGAATGGGCTCAACCTCTTCCTGTGGGTGGGAGCAAGTGTCCAACAGGGTGTTGTCCAGAGCCTCTTCAGTGTCTCCTCCTTCAGTCAGATCACCAGTGGCTTG AGTGTTCTGCCAGTTCTGGATAATCCACTGTCCAAGAAGGTGCGAGGCCTCATTGATAGCTTAAGGGCACAGAGGTCACGGTACATGAAG CTTATCGTGGTGAAACAGGAGGACAAGCTGGAGATGCTGTTCAAGCACTTCCTGGTGGAAGAcaagagcttgagcgggggagcaTCCTATGTGGACTTTCTCTGTCATATGCACAAGGAAATTCGGCAGCTACTGAGCTAG
- the SEC24C gene encoding protein transport protein Sec24C isoform X2 produces the protein MNVNQSAPPVPPFGQPQPVYPGYHQSSYGGQPGSTAPPTSYGAYNGPVPGYQQTPPPGVSRAPPSSEAPPASTAQAPCGQAAYGQFGQGDVQNGPSSTVQMQRFPGSQPFGSVPLAPVVSQPAVLQPFGPPPTSAQVTGQLAGMQISGAVAPALPPVGLGYGPPTSLASASGSFPNSGLYGSYPQGQAPPLSQGQGHFGAQPPQRSAPPQASSFTSPASGGPRMPSMTGPLLPGQGFGGPSVSQPNHVSSPPPQALPPGSQMTGPPGPPPPMHSSQQPGYQLQQNGSFGPARGPQPNYGSPYPGASTFGSQPGPPQPLPPKRLDPDAIPSPIQVIEDDRNNRGSEPFVTGVRGQVPPLVTTNFLVKDQGNASPRYIRCTSYNIPCTSDMAKQAQVPLAAVIKPLARLPPEEASPYVVDHGESGPLRCNRCKAYMCPFMQFIEGGRRFQCCFCSCINDVPPQYFQHLDHTGKRVDAYDRPELSLGSYEFLATVDYCKNNKFPSPPAFIFMIDVSYNAIRSGLVRLLCEELKSLLDFLPREGGAEESAIRVGFVTYNKVLHFYNVKSSLAQPQMMVVSDVADMFVPLLDGFLVNVSESRAVITSLLDQIPEMFADTRETETVFAPVIQAGMEALKTLFQPQTGAYQTLAKECVAQGCCVDLFLFPNQYVDVATLSVVPQLTGGSVYKYACFQVENDQERFLSDLRRDVQKVVGFDAVMRVRTSTGIRAVDFFGAFYMSNTTDVELAGLDGDKTVTVEFKHDDRLNEESGALLQCALLYTSCAGQRRLRIHNLALNCCTQLADLYRNCETDTLINYMAKFAYRGVLNSPVKTVRDTLITQCAQILACYRKNCASPSSAGQLILPECMKLLPVYLNCVLKSDVLQPGAEVTTDDRAYVRQLVTSMDVAETNVFFYPRLLPLTKSPIESATEPPAVRASEERLSNGDIYLLENGLNLFLWVGASVQQGVVQSLFSVSSFSQITSGLSVLPVLDNPLSKKVRGLIDSLRAQRSRYMKLIVVKQEDKLEMLFKHFLVEDKSLSGGASYVDFLCHMHKEIRQLLS, from the exons GTTCCCTGGGTCTCAGCCATTTGGGTCAGTCCCATTGGCCCCTGTGGTCAGCCAGCCAGCTGTGCTTCAGCCCTTTGGCCCTCCCCCGACAAGTGCACAGGTGACTGGTCAGCTGGCAGGAATGCAGATCAGTGGTGCTGTGGCTCCAGCCCTTCCCCCTGTGGGGCTGGGCTATG GCCCACCAACATCGCTGGCCTCAGCCTCAGGAAGTTTCCCCAACTCTGGTCTGTATGGCTCCTATCCTCAGGGCCAGGCTCCTCCCCTTAGCCAGGGCCAGGGTCATTTTGGGGCCCAGCCTCCCCAGCGATCTGCCCCACCACAGGCCTCCAGCTTCACATCCCCAGCTTCAGGGGGTCCTCGGATGCCTTCGATGACTGGTCCACTCCTGCCTGGACAGGGTTTTGGGGGGCCCTCTGTGAGCCAGCCCAACCATGtgtcctcacctcctcctcaAGCTCTGCCTCCTGGCAGCCAGATGACTGGGCCCCCAGGACCACCACCACCTATGCACTCCTCCCAGCAGCCAGGTTATCAGCTGCAACAAAATG GTTCCTTTGGACCAGCCAGGGGCCCTCAGCCCAATTATGGAAGTCCCTACCCAGGAGCATCCACTTTTGGCAGTCAGCCTGGGCCTCCTCAACCACTGCCTCCTAAGCGCCTGGATCCTGATGCCATCCCAAGCCCT ATTCAGGTTATTGAGGATGACAGGAACAACCGGGGTTCAGAGCCATTTGTTACTGGAGTACGGGGCCAGGTGCCACCCTTAGTCACCACCAACTTCCTGGTGAAAGACCAAG GGAATGCAAGTCCCCGATACATCCGATGCACATCCTATAATATCCCTTGCACATCTGACATGGCTAAACAGGCCCAGGTGCCTCTAGCAGCTGTCATCAAGCCACTGGCAAGGCTGCCACCAGAGGAG GCTTCACCGTATGTCGTGGACCATGGGGAATCTGGCCCTTTGCGCTGCAATCGCTGCAAAGCATATATGTGCCCCTTCATGCAATTCATTGAGGGAGGGAGGCGCTTCCAGTGCTGCTTTTGCAGTTGTATCAATGATG TTCCCCCCCAGTATTTTCAACATTTGGATCATACCGGCAAACGTGTGGATGCTTATGACCGTCCTGAGCTATCGTTGGGCTCTTATGAATTCTTGGCCACTGTAGATTACTGCAAG AACAATAAGTTTCCCAGCCCTCCTGCCTTTATCTTCATGATTGATGTCTCCTACAATGCCATCAGAAGTGGTCTTGTTAGGCTCCTCTGTGAGGAGCTCAAGTCACTGTTAGATTTTCTACCTAG GGAGGGTGGAGCAGAAGAGTCAGCAATCCGTGTTGGCTTTGTCACCTATAATAAGGTGCTCCACTTCTACAATGTGAAAAGCTCACTGGCCCAGCCACAGATGATGGTTGTATCGGATGTGGCTGACATGTTTGTGCCACTGCTGGATGGCTTCCTGGTCAATGTCAGTGAGTCTCGGGCAGTCATCACCAG CTTATTGGACCAGATTCCTGAAATGTTTGCAGacacaagagagacagagacagtatttGCTCCAGTTATCCAGGCTGGGATGGAGGCTCTAAAG ACTCTGTTCCAGCCTCAGACAGGTGCCTATCAGACCCTGGCCAAAGAGTGTGTGGCCCAAGGCTGCTGTGTagacctcttcctcttccctaaCCAGTATGTGGATGTGGCCACGCTCTCTGTTGTACCCCAGCTCACTGGTGGCTCTGTCTACAAATATGCTTGCTTTCAG GTGGAGAATGACCAGGAACGGTTCCTGAGTGACCTGCGTCGGGACGTACAGAAGGTTGTTGGCTTTGATGCTGTGATGCGTGTTCGGACAAGCACTG GTATCCGtgctgtagatttctttggggcTTTCTACATGAGCAACACAACAGATGTGGAGCTGGCTGGGCTGGACGGGGACAAGACGGTGACTGTGGAGTTCAAGCATGATGATCGGCTCAATGAAGAGAGTGGAGCCCTCCTGCAG TGTGCTCTGCTCTACACCAGCTGTGCAGGGCAGCGACGGCTCCGCATCCACAACCTGGCCCTGAACTGCTGCACCCAGCTGGCTGATCTGTATCGAAACTGTGAGACTGACACACTCATCAACTACATGGCCAAGTTTG CATACCGGGGGGTCCTAAATAGCCCTGTGAAGACTGTTCGTGACACTCTCATCACTCAGTGTGCCCAGATCCTGGCCTGTTACAGAAAGAATTgtgccagcccctcctctgcaGGACAG TTGATCCTTCCTGAGTGCATGAAGCTACTCCCAGTTTACCTGAACTGTGTGTTGAAGAGTGATGTCCTGCAGCCTGGAGCTGAAGTCACTACTGATGACCGTGCCTACGTCCGACAGCTGGTTACCTCCATGGATGTGGCTGAGACCAATGTCTTCTTTTATCCTCGGCTCCTACCATTG ACAAAGTCTCCCATTGAGAGTGCCACTGAACCACCAGCAGTTCGAGCATCTGAAGAGCGTCTGAGCAATGGGGATATATACTTGCTGGAGAATGGGCTCAACCTCTTCCTGTGGGTGGGAGCAAGTGTCCAACAGGGTGTTGTCCAGAGCCTCTTCAGTGTCTCCTCCTTCAGTCAGATCACCAGTGGCTTG AGTGTTCTGCCAGTTCTGGATAATCCACTGTCCAAGAAGGTGCGAGGCCTCATTGATAGCTTAAGGGCACAGAGGTCACGGTACATGAAG CTTATCGTGGTGAAACAGGAGGACAAGCTGGAGATGCTGTTCAAGCACTTCCTGGTGGAAGAcaagagcttgagcgggggagcaTCCTATGTGGACTTTCTCTGTCATATGCACAAGGAAATTCGGCAGCTACTGAGCTAG
- the FUT11 gene encoding alpha-(1,3)-fucosyltransferase 11: protein MAACSSGAVLAALGVLSICAVSGSGPMAEGETGGEAGWAEPWDGAVFRPPSALGAVGVARSPGPSQPGREEAVDLPVLLWWSPGLFPHFPGDSERIECARGACVASRDRRVRGHSRTRALLFYGTDFRASEAPLPRLAHQNWALLHEESPLNNFLLSHGPGIRLFNLTATFSRHSDYPLPLQWLPGTAYLRRAAPPLQERAEWRRRGYAPLLYLQSHCDVPADRDRYVRELMRYIPVDSYGKCLQNRELPTPRLQDTATATTEDPELLAFLSRYKFHLALENAICDDYMTEKLWRPMHLGAVPVYRGSPSVRDWMPNNHSIILIDDFESPQKLAEFIDFLDRNDEEYMKYLAYKQPGGITNQFLLDSLKYREWGVNDPLLPNYLNGFECFVCDHELARLEAEKAHAASPGDIPVPEPHIAQPSHMDCPVPTPGFGSVEEIPENDSWKEMWLQDYWQGLDQGEALTAMIHNNETKQRKFWDYLHEIFMKRNQNL from the exons ATGGCGGCGTGCAGCAGCGGGGCTGTGCTCGCTGCCCTGGGAGTGCTTAGCATTTGTGCGGTCAGCGGCTCTGGGCCCATGGCTGAGGGGGAGACCGGCGGAGAGGCGGGCTGGGCAGAGCCGTGGGATGGTGCAGTTTTCCGGCCGCCCTCGGCGCTGGGCGCGGTGGGGGTGGCGCGCAGTCCCGGGCCCTCgcagccagggagggaggaggccgtGGACTTGCCGGTGCTGCTGTGGTGGAGCCCAGGGCTATTTCCCCACTTCCCGGGCGACTCAGAGCGCATCGAGTGCGCGCGCGGCGCGTGCGTGGCGTCCCGGGACCGACGGGTGCGAGGGCACTCGCGGACGCGCGCGCTGCTCTTCTACGGCACTGACTTTCGAGCCTCCGAGGCGCCGCTGCCGCGCCTGGCGCATCAGAATTGGGCGCTTCTGCACGAGGAGTCGCCCCTCAACAACTTCCTGCTGAGCCACGGGCCGGGCATCCGCCTCTTCAATCTTACTGCCACGTTCAGCCGCCATTCGGACTACCCGTTGCCGCTTCAGTGGCTGCCCGGGACCGCTTATCTGCGCCGCGCGGCGCCTCCGCTACAGGAGCGCGCTGAGTGGCGCCGACGCGGCTACGCGCCGCTGCTCTATCTGCAGTCCCACTGCGACGTGCCTGCGGACCGGGACCGCTACGTGCGCGAGCTGATGCGTTACATCCCG GTGGACTCCTACGGGAAATGCCTACAAAATCGGGAGCTGCCCACTCCGCGGTTACAGGACACAGCCACAGCCACCACCGAGGATCCAGAGCTCTTGGCCTTCTTGTCTCGCTATAAGTTCCACTTGGCCCTTGAAAATGCCATCTGTGACGACTACATGACAGAGAAGCTGTGGCGCCCCATGCATCTTGGTGCTGTGCCTGTGTATCGCGGCTCTCCCTCTGTGAGGGACTGGATGCCCAACAATCACTCCATCATCCTCATTGATGACTTTGAGTCACCTCAAAAGCTGGCagaatttattgattttctggaTAGGAACGATGAGGAATATATGAAATATCTGGCGTACAAACAACCTGGGGGCATCACCAACCAGTTCCTTCTGGATAGTCTGAAGTATCGGGAGTGGGGAGTGAATGATCCTTTGCTGCCTAACTACCTCAATGGCTTTGAGTGTTTTGTCTGTGACCATGAACTGGCTCGGCTGGAGGCCGAGAAAGCACACGCAGCCTCTCCTGGGGACATCCCTGTCCCTGAGCCTCACATTGCCCAGCCCTCACACATGGACTGCCCAGTGCCCACACCTGGATTTGGCAGTGTGGAAGAGATTCCTGAGAATGACAG CTGGAAGGAGATGTGGCTGCAAGATTATTGGCAAGGTCTGGACCAGGGGGAAGCTCTCACTGCCATGATCCACAACAATGAGACAAAGCAGAGGAAATTTTGGGACTACCTACATGAGATCTTCATGAAAAGGAACCAAAATCTCTAA
- the CHCHD1 gene encoding coiled-coil-helix-coiled-coil-helix domain-containing protein 1 — MATPSLRGRLARLGNPRKPILKPNKPLILANRVGERRRERGEATCITEMSVMMACWKQNEFRDEACRKEIKEFFDCASRAEAARKMRSIHDTLGESGGLSPKKLNKLLQRFPNKSHVS, encoded by the exons ATGGCGACGCCCAGCCTGCGGGGTCGGCTAGCGCGGCTGGGAAACCCACGGAAACCTATACTGAAGCCCAACAAGCCGCTCATCCTAGCTAATCGTGTCGGAGAACGACGCCGGGAGAGAGGCG AGGCGACTTGTATCACAGAAATGTCGGTGATGATGGCATGTTGGAAGCAGAATGAATTCCGCGACGAAGCGTGCAGAAAAGAGATCAAGGAATTCTTCGATTGTGCTTCGAGGGCCGAG GCAGCGCGAAAGATGAGATCAATCCATGACACGTTGGGAGAATCTGGGGGTTTATCCCCCAAGAAACTGAATAAATTGTTACAGAGGTTTCCTAACAAATCTCATGTCAGTTGA